One Candidatus Sulfurimonas baltica DNA segment encodes these proteins:
- the thrC gene encoding threonine synthase — translation MNFIQTRGHDKNRPQYVTFSQAILSPIASFGGLYVPENLPELGEEFLNKHLNSSYKELASDMLSRFEIDIDKSVIEEALDLYDNFDDASNPVPVKKVKENLYISELYHGPTRAFKDMALQPFGVVLSSIAQKRNENYLILAATSGDTGPAALETFKNRANVQVACLYPDGGTSDVQRLQMVTEDAPNLKVIGINGVFDDAQNALKRLLASDDFRVELKAKNISLSAANSVNFGRIIFQIIYHIHSYLELVRQGATVMGEKVYLNVPSGNFGNALGGYYAWKMGVPVEKIIISSNENNVLTKLIKTGKYDLRDLHVVGTTSPAMDILKSSNVERILYDMFGFERTRELMEDLETKNFYELTQDELVKLQNSFDADFCNGEEGKKYIKDTFNQEGYLMDPHTATCMKSYETCSSPKIKTIAYSTAEWTKFSPVIANALTGEVDANDVDALESISKVASLEIPDMVKGLFSKKIAQNTIIEKEDIEKEILKFL, via the coding sequence ATGAACTTTATTCAAACTCGTGGACACGATAAAAACAGACCTCAATATGTTACATTTTCACAAGCTATTTTAAGCCCTATTGCCTCTTTTGGCGGTCTTTATGTGCCAGAGAACTTGCCTGAACTTGGAGAAGAATTTTTAAATAAACATCTTAATTCCTCATACAAAGAGTTAGCATCAGATATGTTGAGTCGTTTTGAGATTGATATTGATAAAAGTGTTATAGAAGAAGCGTTAGACTTATATGATAATTTTGATGACGCTAGTAATCCTGTTCCAGTAAAAAAAGTAAAAGAAAATCTTTATATAAGTGAGCTTTATCACGGTCCTACACGTGCCTTTAAAGATATGGCACTTCAGCCTTTTGGCGTTGTTTTGTCATCAATCGCGCAAAAAAGAAATGAAAACTATCTTATCTTGGCTGCAACAAGTGGTGACACCGGACCTGCTGCTCTTGAGACATTCAAAAATCGTGCAAATGTTCAAGTTGCATGTCTCTATCCAGATGGTGGAACCAGTGATGTTCAAAGACTTCAGATGGTTACAGAAGATGCACCGAACTTGAAAGTTATAGGAATTAATGGCGTTTTTGATGATGCACAAAATGCACTAAAAAGACTTTTAGCTTCTGATGATTTTAGAGTAGAGCTAAAAGCAAAAAACATCTCTCTTTCAGCTGCAAACTCTGTAAACTTTGGAAGAATAATTTTTCAGATTATTTATCATATTCATAGTTATTTGGAGTTAGTTCGTCAAGGTGCTACTGTTATGGGTGAAAAAGTGTATTTAAATGTTCCAAGTGGAAATTTTGGTAACGCACTTGGTGGATATTATGCTTGGAAGATGGGAGTTCCTGTTGAGAAGATTATTATATCTTCTAATGAGAATAATGTCTTAACGAAACTTATTAAAACTGGAAAATATGATTTAAGAGATTTACATGTAGTAGGTACAACTTCACCTGCCATGGATATTTTAAAATCATCAAATGTTGAAAGAATTTTGTATGATATGTTCGGGTTTGAGAGAACCAGAGAGCTTATGGAAGATTTGGAAACAAAAAACTTTTATGAATTGACACAAGATGAACTCGTAAAGCTTCAAAACAGTTTCGATGCTGACTTTTGTAATGGAGAAGAGGGTAAGAAGTACATTAAAGATACTTTCAATCAAGAAGGTTACTTAATGGATCCACATACAGCTACATGTATGAAATCTTATGAGACTTGCTCAAGTCCAAAAATCAAGACAATAGCATATTCGACAGCAGAATGGACAAAGTTCTCTCCAGTAATAGCAAACGCTTTAACTGGTGAAGTTGACGCCAATGATGTAGATGCACTCGAATCAATCTCGAAGGTTGCTTCTTTAGAAATCCCAGATATGGTAAAAGGGCTGTTTTCTAAAAAAATCGCTCAAAATACTATTATAGAAAAAGAAGATATTGAAAAAGAGATACTTAAGTTTTTATAG
- a CDS encoding murein hydrolase activator EnvC family protein, with protein sequence MIHLLIMSLLISLNLEAKTSVDSKIATASSKIIYYSKNHEDINKKMDDTADAIKKQKKEIQIQQKHLKDLQDELAEKEGSYQSNVEHLKEMKSSQDILIKDGNELEEELVFTIAQSVSLSIILEEEYTASEESLIEYEVLQLMLKNSKTKIKELNEIFYNNAKNINILSEHTNALEAAIANIDAKRIELVKTQEENKQSLKKLEMAKSSYKNELKKILDKQDMLKKTLAQLNIIKIDEIKKAKEEEARAKAFNRVDIISDKDLPKVKKHGSSYQAVKTKNYNGEKTIAPFEPYKITKQYGTYTDPIYGIKVFNESISLKPNQKNTKVKTVFNGKVIYADKTAVLDNIVIVEHDNGLHTIYANLSQISPNIKKGKKIKKGYTIGRVSDELIFEATQKSFHINPAKLFQ encoded by the coding sequence ATGATTCATTTATTAATTATGTCTCTTTTGATTTCTCTGAATTTAGAGGCAAAAACAAGTGTTGACAGTAAAATTGCAACTGCAAGTTCTAAAATAATTTACTACAGTAAAAACCATGAAGATATAAATAAAAAGATGGATGATACTGCAGACGCAATAAAAAAACAAAAAAAAGAGATTCAAATTCAACAAAAACATCTTAAAGATTTACAAGATGAACTCGCTGAAAAAGAGGGTAGCTATCAATCAAATGTTGAGCATTTAAAAGAGATGAAGAGTTCTCAAGATATTTTGATAAAAGATGGAAATGAATTAGAAGAAGAACTAGTATTTACAATAGCTCAAAGTGTCTCTTTATCAATTATTTTAGAAGAAGAGTACACAGCAAGCGAAGAGTCTCTTATTGAATATGAAGTACTTCAGCTAATGTTGAAAAATTCTAAAACAAAGATAAAAGAGCTAAATGAAATTTTTTATAACAATGCTAAAAATATAAATATTTTAAGTGAACATACAAATGCTTTGGAAGCGGCAATTGCAAATATTGATGCAAAAAGAATAGAATTAGTAAAAACTCAAGAAGAAAATAAGCAGTCACTAAAAAAGCTAGAAATGGCAAAATCGTCATATAAAAATGAGTTAAAGAAAATTTTAGATAAGCAAGATATGCTAAAGAAAACTTTAGCACAATTAAATATTATTAAAATTGATGAGATAAAAAAGGCTAAAGAGGAAGAAGCTAGAGCCAAAGCTTTTAATAGAGTAGATATAATTTCTGATAAAGATTTACCTAAAGTTAAAAAACACGGAAGCAGTTATCAGGCTGTAAAAACTAAAAACTACAATGGAGAAAAAACTATTGCACCATTTGAACCATATAAGATCACTAAACAGTATGGAACCTATACAGACCCAATTTATGGAATAAAAGTATTTAATGAATCTATTTCATTAAAGCCTAATCAAAAGAATACAAAAGTTAAAACGGTGTTCAATGGTAAAGTTATTTATGCTGATAAAACGGCTGTGCTTGATAATATTGTAATCGTAGAGCATGATAACGGACTACATACTATATATGCAAATCTCTCTCAAATTTCACCTAATATTAAAAAAGGTAAAAAAATTAAAAAGGGCTATACAATTGGACGGGTTAGTGATGAGCTGATATTTGAGGCTACACAAAAATCATTCCACATAAATCCTGCAAAACTTTTTCAATAA
- a CDS encoding cell division protein FtsX, which yields MKSVRNHLSLVIALLSILFSMQVFQIVDRSIDAYKKNLANNYSVIAVSQKKLANDEIMCINKLISNAEELSPDSVIKRFNNGMKSSNLELLKITLPKFYKLSLEYYPTPQEVKKLTKDLLKNSSITKVEDFSHNHDTTYKLLLLFKNVVALFAIVVLVVTLLLIFKELKIWQYKHNERMNIMGLFGAAMWLRSAVLFRLAIVDALIASFLAFGVFIYVSSSSWVLQQLDNIGISIVIFNPVDDYLLILGVAMSISILLASLIVIGHKEEV from the coding sequence ATGAAGTCTGTTAGAAATCACCTATCGCTTGTAATCGCACTCTTGAGTATACTTTTTTCAATGCAGGTTTTTCAAATAGTTGACAGATCAATTGATGCATATAAAAAGAATCTGGCAAATAATTATTCTGTTATAGCAGTTAGTCAAAAAAAGCTGGCAAATGATGAAATAATGTGTATAAATAAATTAATATCAAATGCTGAAGAGTTGTCTCCTGATTCGGTTATAAAAAGATTTAACAACGGTATGAAAAGTAGTAATTTAGAGCTTTTAAAAATTACTTTGCCAAAATTTTATAAATTAAGTCTTGAATACTATCCAACACCGCAAGAGGTAAAAAAACTAACAAAAGATTTATTAAAAAACAGTTCAATTACAAAAGTAGAAGATTTCTCCCATAATCATGATACTACGTACAAACTTTTGCTTTTATTTAAAAATGTTGTTGCACTTTTTGCCATAGTAGTTCTTGTCGTTACACTCCTTCTTATCTTTAAAGAACTTAAAATTTGGCAGTATAAGCATAATGAGCGTATGAATATTATGGGACTTTTTGGAGCAGCTATGTGGCTACGTTCTGCAGTATTATTCAGACTTGCAATTGTAGATGCCCTTATTGCCAGCTTTTTAGCATTTGGAGTGTTTATTTACGTATCTTCATCCTCTTGGGTTCTGCAACAGCTTGATAACATTGGAATAAGTATAGTTATTTTTAACCCAGTAGATGACTACTTATTAATACTTGGCGTAGCAATGTCTATCTCAATACTTTTGGCATCTTTAATAGTAATAGGGCACAAAGAAGAGGTATGA
- a CDS encoding cell division ATP-binding protein FtsE, giving the protein MDKVIIAKDLSLSYSNNETIINKANFSISSGSFVFITGASGSGKSTLLKSLYGGLKLKQGSLTVGGVELGNVSRSKLNFLRRHIGIVFQDYKLVKEWSIDKNIMLPLLISGYVKGVAQNQVDKLLKHVRLNHQSGKYPLELSGGEQQRVAMARALAHNPIIILADEPTGNLDEYSSELIWKLLEGANEQLNTTVIVVTHHIPSSLNVDYKHLHIEYGSIHEVC; this is encoded by the coding sequence ATGGATAAAGTAATAATTGCCAAAGACTTATCTCTATCATATTCCAACAATGAGACAATTATTAATAAAGCGAACTTTTCAATTAGTTCAGGTAGCTTTGTTTTTATAACAGGAGCAAGTGGCAGTGGCAAATCTACACTCTTGAAGTCTCTTTATGGAGGGTTGAAATTAAAGCAAGGCAGTCTTACTGTTGGGGGCGTAGAGCTAGGTAATGTTTCTCGCTCAAAGTTAAATTTTTTAAGAAGACACATTGGAATAGTTTTTCAAGATTACAAGCTTGTCAAAGAGTGGAGTATAGATAAAAATATAATGCTTCCCCTATTAATAAGCGGTTATGTGAAAGGTGTTGCTCAAAATCAGGTTGATAAGCTTTTAAAACATGTTAGACTTAACCATCAATCAGGAAAGTATCCATTGGAACTTAGTGGTGGTGAGCAGCAGAGAGTTGCTATGGCTAGAGCACTTGCCCATAATCCTATTATTATTTTGGCAGATGAGCCTACAGGTAATCTTGATGAATATTCATCTGAGCTTATTTGGAAGCTACTCGAAGGTGCTAATGAACAGCTAAACACTACGGTTATTGTTGTTACTCATCATATTCCAAGTTCTTTAAACGTTGATTATAAGCATTTACATATCGAGTATGGAAGTATTCATGAAGTCTGTTAG
- the trmB gene encoding tRNA (guanosine(46)-N7)-methyltransferase TrmB, protein MPHLHISEFKEIKFPAQEGGVSFNFIADNINHEEEKLISVTVEDDVFFLLVKEEENRSLLKTDKLTRPASIYNVHKALLAYAKLAELKIISSNVPEHQKNVHLEEVSALKKIEYFASNFQIDKEIRVEVGFGSGRHLLHQAANNPDIMFIGIEIHRPSIEQVLKQITIQNLNNLLVLDYDARLFMELIPSNIVGKIYVHFPVPWDKKPHRRVISTSFIKEANRVLKVGGKLELRTDSENYYAYSYETFISFNKTTLHINKNKDIAISSKYEDRWKKMEKNIYDITMINEEESELLSLDGDFSFFDVKLSSDDILKLDKNIAKFDGGFIHFERSYRLNDGVMLRISIGSFDRPEHLYLIVKGNEAKYFPSLPLKSKSNLLAHEYLNGILHG, encoded by the coding sequence ATGCCACATTTACATATATCAGAATTTAAAGAGATAAAATTTCCAGCACAAGAAGGTGGGGTCTCTTTTAACTTTATAGCAGATAACATAAATCACGAAGAAGAGAAATTAATTTCAGTCACAGTAGAGGATGATGTGTTTTTTCTGCTTGTTAAAGAAGAAGAGAATAGAAGCCTTTTAAAGACTGATAAACTAACAAGACCCGCATCTATATATAATGTACACAAAGCATTGTTGGCTTATGCAAAACTAGCTGAGTTGAAAATTATAAGTTCAAATGTTCCAGAACACCAAAAAAATGTACATCTTGAAGAAGTTAGTGCTTTGAAAAAAATTGAGTATTTTGCTTCAAATTTTCAAATAGATAAAGAGATTAGAGTTGAAGTTGGTTTTGGTTCAGGAAGACATCTTCTGCATCAAGCTGCAAACAATCCTGATATTATGTTCATAGGTATTGAAATACATAGACCATCGATAGAGCAGGTTCTAAAGCAGATAACAATTCAAAACCTTAATAACTTGCTTGTTCTTGATTATGATGCTAGACTTTTTATGGAACTGATACCTTCAAATATAGTTGGCAAGATTTATGTACACTTCCCTGTTCCATGGGATAAAAAACCTCACAGAAGAGTTATATCAACATCATTTATTAAAGAAGCTAACAGAGTTTTAAAGGTTGGTGGGAAGTTAGAACTTCGAACTGATAGTGAAAATTATTACGCATACTCTTATGAGACATTTATCTCCTTTAATAAAACTACACTACATATCAATAAAAACAAAGATATTGCCATTAGTTCAAAGTATGAAGATAGATGGAAAAAAATGGAAAAAAATATCTATGATATTACTATGATTAATGAAGAAGAGTCTGAGTTACTATCTTTAGATGGTGATTTCAGCTTTTTTGATGTAAAACTCTCAAGTGATGATATTTTAAAACTAGATAAAAATATAGCAAAATTTGATGGTGGATTTATTCATTTTGAGCGCTCTTATAGATTAAATGACGGTGTTATGCTTCGTATTTCAATTGGAAGTTTTGATAGACCTGAACATCTATATCTTATTGTTAAGGGTAATGAGGCAAAATATTTTCCGTCTCTTCCACTTAAATCAAAAAGTAATTTACTTGCACATGAATATTTAAACGGAATACTTCATGGATAA